Proteins encoded by one window of Nocardia goodfellowii:
- a CDS encoding MFS transporter, protein MQQNTTDGASAGIHTRWSWRLLGLVAILALVNFVVDSAIGAPLIVLPEMLDHFGTDQAAWLNATAMLAGVMWAPLLGKSADIFGKRRVLVLALLISCVGALICAVAPTMWIFVIGRMLQGAALAAMFLSVAIVRTVCTPRLAMIIVGIVTTGTAILNVASRFLVEKLATEFGFQILFLISAAVAVAMAVSVRFSVPESLVRTPGRLDISGALLLGGGLLGVLGYISMGPDLGWSAAGPLALLLGGVVALVRWFTVSSRKPDPLIDVGNLGKPLLLTLLVVFLGAGSYQSMLQLIPLISDISTDQDLGYGLGGHGSVALLLAAPAVGVMLGGPVAGWLGTRIGPARTLAGAVMLGTAATIGMFLGASQLIAALCFAFLLGVTVAALGASGFNMAGNLASAQRQGIVSSLVMVMVSTGAVVFNFVGAAVLASTTVVADGETVNSVTGVFSYIAIATAAFAIAAVVVVVLVRTTRPRHQMPAPQAVETHA, encoded by the coding sequence ATGCAGCAGAACACAACCGACGGTGCGAGCGCCGGTATTCACACGAGGTGGAGCTGGCGACTGCTCGGCCTCGTAGCGATCCTGGCCCTGGTGAACTTCGTGGTGGACTCGGCGATCGGCGCACCGCTGATCGTCCTGCCCGAGATGCTCGACCATTTCGGCACCGACCAGGCGGCGTGGCTCAACGCCACCGCGATGCTGGCGGGCGTGATGTGGGCCCCGTTGCTCGGAAAGAGTGCCGACATATTCGGAAAACGCAGAGTCCTGGTGCTGGCCTTGCTGATCAGTTGTGTGGGTGCGCTGATCTGCGCGGTGGCCCCGACGATGTGGATATTCGTCATCGGGCGCATGTTGCAGGGAGCGGCGTTGGCGGCCATGTTCCTTTCGGTCGCGATCGTGCGAACCGTCTGCACCCCACGCCTGGCCATGATCATCGTCGGCATCGTGACCACCGGCACCGCGATCCTCAACGTCGCCTCCCGTTTCCTCGTCGAGAAGCTGGCCACCGAGTTCGGCTTCCAGATTCTGTTCCTGATCTCGGCCGCTGTGGCGGTGGCGATGGCTGTCAGCGTGCGTTTCTCGGTTCCCGAATCGCTCGTGCGGACGCCGGGCCGGCTCGACATCTCGGGTGCGCTGCTGCTCGGCGGCGGTCTGCTCGGTGTGCTCGGCTACATCAGCATGGGTCCCGATCTCGGTTGGTCCGCTGCCGGCCCGCTGGCCCTGCTGCTCGGCGGGGTCGTGGCGTTGGTCAGATGGTTCACGGTGTCGAGCCGAAAGCCCGACCCGCTGATCGACGTCGGAAACCTCGGCAAGCCACTGCTTCTCACGCTTCTGGTCGTCTTCCTCGGTGCGGGTTCCTACCAGAGCATGCTGCAACTCATCCCGCTCATCAGTGATATCTCGACGGATCAGGACCTGGGCTACGGACTCGGCGGTCACGGGTCGGTAGCGCTGCTGCTCGCGGCACCCGCCGTCGGCGTCATGCTCGGCGGTCCGGTGGCCGGCTGGTTGGGTACGCGCATCGGGCCCGCGCGGACCTTGGCCGGGGCGGTCATGCTCGGAACCGCGGCCACTATCGGAATGTTTCTCGGTGCGTCCCAGCTGATCGCGGCGCTGTGCTTCGCGTTTCTGCTCGGTGTCACGGTCGCGGCGTTGGGTGCGTCGGGTTTCAACATGGCGGGCAACTTGGCGTCGGCGCAGCGGCAGGGCATCGTGTCCAGCCTGGTCATGGTGATGGTCTCGACCGGGGCCGTGGTGTTCAACTTCGTCGGCGCGGCTGTTCTCGCATCGACCACCGTCGTCGCGGACGGCGAGACGGTGAACTCGGTCACCGGCGTATTCAGCTATATCGCGATTGCCACCGCGGCCTTCGCGATCGCAGCGGTCGTGGTCGTCGTTCTGGTGCGAACCACACGCCCGCGGCATCAGATGCCCGCGCCCCAGGCTGTCGAAACGCACGCGTGA
- a CDS encoding sensor histidine kinase: protein MLATQQRSPVTHQAAPRPVWWREAIVLAPAFLLCLSGGILHPDNTLGWPPIATYVVAGISCAALSVRHRAPVVVVAVTTACGMLVAPLGLLSTPFIVVPVAIAAYALALHTELRVTIAVLLPAVALLVAVTPLLDELSWQDGSRLLSVAALPLIAGALGNATQSRRAYLAAMEERALRAEESRESEARRSVAEERVRIARELHDVVAHQITLANAQAVVAAHVFDSQPEQTRSNLDNIIETTRNALDDLRATVGLLRQAGDANTSAEPSPGLSQLPRLLESFDRAGLRVTTDTKGAPKPLPPGVDLTAYRIIQEALTNVGKHARTSRARIRLSWSRDRLSITVADDGPDSRAASASNEPGRTGSDRPSGYGLIGMRERAEAVGGRLSTENSPAGGFIVSAHLPLTSANTTGDTENGGSP, encoded by the coding sequence GTGTTGGCGACCCAGCAGCGTTCCCCGGTCACCCACCAGGCGGCACCACGACCGGTGTGGTGGCGCGAGGCGATCGTCCTCGCGCCAGCGTTCCTACTGTGCCTGTCCGGCGGAATCCTGCACCCCGACAACACGCTCGGATGGCCGCCGATCGCCACCTATGTCGTCGCGGGTATCTCGTGTGCGGCGCTGTCCGTGCGGCATCGGGCGCCCGTAGTCGTGGTCGCGGTAACCACCGCGTGCGGGATGCTGGTCGCACCGTTGGGTCTGCTGTCGACCCCGTTCATCGTGGTGCCCGTCGCGATCGCCGCCTACGCGCTGGCATTGCACACCGAGCTGAGGGTGACGATCGCGGTCCTGCTACCCGCCGTTGCATTGCTGGTCGCGGTGACTCCCCTGCTCGACGAACTGTCTTGGCAGGACGGCAGCAGGCTGTTGTCGGTGGCGGCGCTCCCGCTGATCGCCGGGGCGCTCGGCAACGCGACGCAGAGCCGGCGAGCCTACCTGGCTGCGATGGAAGAGCGGGCACTGCGCGCCGAGGAAAGCCGGGAGAGCGAGGCGCGGCGCAGCGTCGCCGAGGAACGGGTGCGCATCGCCCGCGAGCTGCACGATGTCGTCGCACACCAGATCACCCTCGCCAACGCCCAAGCCGTTGTGGCCGCGCACGTGTTCGACTCCCAGCCGGAACAGACTCGCTCGAACCTCGACAACATCATCGAGACCACGAGAAACGCCCTCGACGACCTGCGCGCCACGGTCGGACTGCTGCGTCAGGCCGGGGACGCGAACACGTCCGCCGAACCGTCACCCGGCCTGTCACAGCTCCCCCGGCTGCTGGAGTCGTTCGACCGTGCGGGGCTGCGAGTAACGACGGATACCAAGGGCGCGCCCAAACCACTTCCGCCAGGCGTGGATCTCACCGCCTACCGGATCATCCAGGAAGCTCTGACCAACGTGGGCAAACACGCCAGGACCAGCCGCGCTCGAATTCGCCTGTCCTGGAGCCGCGATCGGCTCAGCATCACCGTCGCCGACGACGGACCCGACTCACGGGCAGCGAGCGCATCGAACGAGCCGGGCCGTACGGGGTCGGACCGGCCGTCGGGCTATGGGCTCATCGGTATGCGAGAACGCGCCGAGGCGGTCGGGGGTCGGCTCAGCACCGAAAACAGCCCGGCGGGTGGCTTCATCGTCTCCGCCCACCTGCCGCTCACATCCGCGAACACGACCGGCGACACGGAAAATGGTGGTTCCCCATGA
- a CDS encoding response regulator transcription factor: MTIRVLLADDQALLRQAFRTLLDTADDISVVGEAADGAQAVRLTRELHPDVIIMDIRMPETDGITATTQICADPHLRDSRVLILTTYETDDYVAQALRAGASGFIGKGIGAAELLAAVRTIADGETLLSPAATRTLIARFLATPPDGATTHASEKLDALTPREREMTLLVAKGLSNNEIAEQLFVSPFTVRAHVQRAMNKLHARDRAQLVVIAHQTGLVNHADNGTGLP; encoded by the coding sequence ATGACAATTCGAGTGCTCCTCGCCGACGACCAGGCCCTTCTCCGCCAAGCGTTCCGTACGCTCCTCGACACCGCCGACGACATCAGCGTGGTCGGTGAAGCCGCCGACGGCGCACAAGCGGTGCGGCTCACCCGTGAACTGCACCCGGACGTGATCATCATGGACATCCGGATGCCCGAGACCGACGGCATCACCGCCACCACACAGATCTGCGCGGACCCGCACCTGCGCGACAGCCGAGTCCTCATCCTCACCACCTACGAGACCGACGACTATGTCGCACAAGCACTTCGCGCGGGCGCGAGCGGTTTCATCGGAAAGGGCATCGGCGCAGCGGAACTGCTCGCTGCCGTGCGCACCATCGCAGACGGCGAGACCCTCCTCTCCCCCGCGGCGACCCGCACCTTGATCGCCCGCTTTCTCGCGACCCCACCCGACGGCGCGACCACGCACGCCTCCGAGAAACTCGACGCACTCACCCCGCGAGAACGCGAAATGACCCTGCTTGTCGCAAAAGGACTGTCCAACAACGAGATCGCCGAGCAACTGTTCGTCAGCCCGTTCACCGTCCGCGCCCATGTGCAGCGCGCCATGAACAAGCTACACGCCCGCGATCGCGCCCAACTCGTCGTCATCGCCCACCAGACCGGACTGGTCAACCACGCCGACAACGGTACCGGCCTGCCGTGA
- a CDS encoding SDR family NAD(P)-dependent oxidoreductase — MTIDYRAQTVLLTGASSGIGAAFARTLAARGANLVLVARRADRLTALADELRRTTDVRLDVIPSDLAREGVAGELQQAVTERGIRITGLINNAAFGSFAPFIELDPDHLSAEIAVDALAPVRLTAAFLPGMVHAGHGFVINLASVSAYLPSPRMAVYSATKAFALSFTESLWTELRGTGVTVFAVCPGATATDFTTGMGPEAAVLTAGKVRRPDDVVATALQHLDRRDPGPIVIDGRANQLGVLASRLLSRRRNALTMARVFDPARGTAR; from the coding sequence ATGACCATTGACTACCGCGCCCAGACCGTGCTGCTCACCGGAGCGAGTTCCGGTATCGGAGCCGCTTTCGCCAGGACCCTCGCCGCGCGCGGCGCGAACCTCGTGCTCGTCGCCCGGCGCGCCGACCGGCTGACAGCGTTGGCGGACGAACTCCGCCGCACCACCGATGTCCGCCTGGACGTGATCCCCTCGGATCTCGCCCGAGAAGGCGTCGCCGGCGAACTCCAGCAAGCGGTCACCGAGCGGGGCATCCGCATCACCGGCCTGATCAACAATGCGGCATTCGGGTCGTTCGCCCCGTTCATCGAACTGGATCCCGACCACCTCTCCGCCGAGATCGCCGTCGACGCCCTGGCACCGGTGCGGTTGACGGCCGCGTTCCTGCCCGGGATGGTGCACGCCGGTCACGGCTTCGTCATCAATCTCGCCAGCGTTTCCGCCTACCTGCCCTCGCCCCGGATGGCGGTGTACAGCGCGACGAAGGCCTTCGCGCTCAGTTTCACCGAGTCACTATGGACAGAGCTACGCGGCACAGGTGTCACCGTGTTCGCGGTGTGCCCCGGCGCCACCGCCACCGATTTCACGACGGGTATGGGGCCGGAAGCGGCGGTGCTGACCGCCGGAAAGGTACGCAGGCCCGACGACGTCGTGGCCACTGCCCTACAGCATCTCGACCGGCGCGACCCGGGCCCCATCGTCATCGACGGCCGCGCCAACCAACTCGGCGTGCTCGCGAGCCGGCTCCTGAGCCGCCGGCGAAATGCCCTGACCATGGCGCGCGTCTTCGACCCGGCACGCGGAACTGCCCGGTGA
- a CDS encoding LysR family transcriptional regulator, producing the protein MLPDLDLRLVRYFLVVADQLNFARAAEELRVAQPSLSRQIQRLENALGVRLLERTSQGSRLTAAGAAFLPRAQQLVHSAEQAVLTARAAAPVRTITIGYADDLVITPAVRDLRNRFPGAHIRTRHLSSQDAGALLNRQVDALVIRAPLPIPADDLAVTTLYTEPVVALMSSAHRFAGKESVAATDLWPEPLVGCIGMGKDWIGFWRLEPRANGAPAPVGPTLADTYDDKLEAIAEGSAIAVVPAGDRRFTLRPDVVAVAVDGAGPSQVVVASRADETNPLVAEFVNSAANLLVRES; encoded by the coding sequence ATGCTCCCTGACCTGGATCTGCGGCTGGTCCGGTACTTCCTGGTGGTTGCCGACCAGCTGAACTTCGCTCGTGCCGCCGAGGAATTGCGGGTCGCCCAGCCCTCCCTGAGCCGCCAGATCCAGCGGCTGGAGAACGCACTCGGTGTGCGCTTGCTGGAACGCACCAGCCAGGGCAGCCGGCTCACCGCCGCCGGTGCGGCGTTCCTCCCGCGGGCGCAGCAACTGGTGCACAGCGCTGAGCAAGCGGTGCTCACCGCGCGCGCCGCGGCGCCGGTCCGCACGATCACCATCGGGTACGCGGACGATCTCGTCATCACGCCCGCCGTCCGCGACCTGCGAAACCGGTTTCCCGGGGCCCATATTCGCACCCGTCACCTCAGTTCCCAGGACGCCGGTGCGCTGTTGAACCGGCAGGTCGACGCACTGGTCATCCGCGCACCGCTGCCGATACCGGCCGACGACCTCGCCGTGACGACGCTCTACACCGAGCCCGTGGTCGCGCTGATGTCCAGCGCGCATCGCTTCGCAGGCAAAGAGTCCGTCGCCGCGACCGACCTCTGGCCCGAACCACTGGTCGGCTGTATCGGTATGGGCAAGGACTGGATCGGCTTCTGGCGGCTGGAACCCCGAGCAAACGGTGCTCCGGCCCCGGTGGGACCCACCCTGGCAGACACTTACGACGACAAGCTCGAAGCCATCGCCGAGGGCAGCGCCATCGCTGTCGTTCCTGCCGGTGACCGGCGGTTCACTTTGCGTCCCGACGTGGTCGCTGTTGCTGTCGATGGGGCCGGGCCGAGTCAGGTCGTCGTCGCGAGCCGGGCCGACGAGACCAACCCGCTCGTCGCGGAATTCGTCAATTCCGCGGCGAACCTGCTCGTCCGCGAGAGCTGA
- a CDS encoding alpha/beta fold hydrolase codes for MTIAFVNGVPVTPAVWAPLINHLPEAQQQEVVLLSPPGFGSPLPPGFGATFDDYRDWLIDELSRFDSPAHVVGHDFGGGYALEVAMTRPDLIRSWVSDTIGGYEPDFTWHDLAKVWQTPGAGERNIEEIFSGDADERAARMAEWGIPEPTASEVAREQGPEMGKAILALYRSVPPAVLIERGRDLPAAAATPGLVPIATQDLTAGSSALRRRAAGRAGARTVELDGLGHWWMLDDPARAAGMLIEFWNSL; via the coding sequence ATGACCATCGCTTTCGTCAACGGCGTCCCGGTAACCCCCGCAGTGTGGGCGCCCCTGATCAACCATTTGCCCGAGGCCCAGCAGCAGGAGGTGGTCCTGCTGTCGCCGCCGGGTTTCGGCTCGCCGCTCCCCCCGGGTTTCGGGGCCACATTCGACGACTACCGGGACTGGCTGATCGACGAGCTGTCGCGGTTCGACTCCCCCGCCCACGTTGTCGGCCACGACTTCGGCGGAGGGTACGCCCTCGAGGTGGCGATGACCCGCCCCGACCTGATCCGCAGCTGGGTCAGCGACACCATCGGCGGCTACGAGCCGGACTTCACCTGGCACGACCTCGCGAAGGTCTGGCAAACACCGGGCGCCGGGGAGCGCAACATCGAGGAGATCTTCTCAGGGGACGCCGACGAACGCGCCGCGCGCATGGCCGAGTGGGGCATCCCGGAGCCGACGGCCAGCGAGGTGGCGCGTGAGCAGGGTCCGGAGATGGGCAAAGCGATTCTCGCGCTGTATCGGTCCGTGCCCCCGGCGGTGCTGATCGAACGCGGCCGTGATCTGCCCGCGGCCGCTGCCACACCCGGCTTGGTTCCCATCGCCACGCAGGACCTCACCGCGGGTAGCTCCGCCCTGCGCCGCCGAGCCGCCGGACGGGCCGGCGCTCGCACTGTCGAACTCGACGGGCTCGGCCACTGGTGGATGCTCGACGATCCGGCTCGAGCAGCCGGCATGCTGATCGAATTCTGGAACAGCTTGTAA
- a CDS encoding VOC family protein has product MAAIARFGAIALDSRDARGLAQFYRALLNFEIRYESDDLVVLRGSGVTLTIERVPDHIPPQWPGNAIPKQMHLDLFVTDLDVAEKAAIDCGAVRAEFQPAPDRWRVLLDPSGHPFCLTVPPGSA; this is encoded by the coding sequence ATGGCCGCGATAGCCAGGTTCGGTGCGATTGCGCTCGACAGCCGGGACGCCCGAGGTCTTGCACAGTTCTACCGAGCGTTGCTGAATTTCGAAATCCGTTACGAGTCCGACGATTTGGTGGTTCTTCGCGGATCGGGGGTGACGCTGACGATCGAACGGGTGCCTGACCACATACCGCCGCAGTGGCCCGGCAATGCGATACCCAAGCAGATGCACCTGGATCTGTTCGTCACCGACCTCGACGTCGCGGAAAAAGCGGCGATCGATTGCGGTGCGGTCAGAGCGGAATTCCAGCCCGCACCCGATCGCTGGCGCGTGCTTCTCGACCCGTCGGGACATCCGTTCTGCCTGACGGTGCCACCCGGGTCCGCGTAG